The region TGCTACTTGTGACTtcatcccactgaaatgaatgggactgaaGTTGGCCATGAATAACTTGTCTCAGTGATGGTGCTTGGCCAGGATTTGTATTCCTTGAATACAGTCTGATGTCTTTGTGCCACTCCTATTCTCGAAATGCATCTAATTCTGCCCTTGTGTTCACACTCAGGGGAACTTTTCACAGAAGTATAACAGTACCTCTGAAGATGACGACTCTGACATAAGTGCTCCATCTCTTGAGCACACCTTTTCGTGCATCTTGGGGGTTATTGAGAGGAGGTTGGGATGCAGCTACTGTGATTGATGGATTGGGGATTTTGCACACTGGGGGAAAGGAACTACTTTGCAACTGACTGTCTTCTTGCAGGGATACACCCGAATAGCATACTCATTCTGCAAAAGGGAGACATgagcaattaattaattattaattaattaacagtattttttattaattaacagtatttatatactgcttttcaactaaaagatgacaaagcggtttacagagaaaaaccaaataactaaatggctccctgtcccaaaagggctcacaatctaaaaagatgcaaaagaataccagcagacagccaccagaacagacactgctggggtgagatgggccagttactctccccctgctaaaaaaggagcacccatgtgaaaaagtgcctcttacccaattagcaggtaatGTGCATGGTTGTACATGGAGGAAATATATACACAGTGGTGGGAATGCAGTCACCTCCACTatgccaataacacaggccaacacacattttgcttccttaaacattacaccaattcctggatacatttggggtgctgattccaaaaatggcatccattttgccttatcacatctagttttggagacacagcatagcctctttagtgaatggttcctcgtgaggaagctgcttgaactatacACTATACTATAGctctaaaactagatgtgatagggcaaaatggatgccattattggaatcagcaccccaaattcatatcaaaacaccataaagtttgggaagatctcttctgaccctcaattttgtaggcctgtgtaattgttgtCAAAtggagtgtgagtgtgagtgtgtgagagagatcgaTTTCAATCATTCATGTACTCTTCCATGTGAAGGTTGAAATGCATGTCCGTCCGTCCATCCATGGAGGATATATCTGTAAGAATTAACCCTGAATATAATAGGCTGCAGTAGACATGGTAAGGATTGCTGCATTCTTGTCCATGCATCTAACGACCCTTGGTCGCCACCTACTGGTGTAATCTTAATTTTACAACCTATTGGGGTTTTTTAGCAATGCAGAACAGTGACCAGTTCCTTAACTGCTAGTTTTAATTCATGCTTCTGGTAAGTGAATGGGGGTTCACTTATCAGACCCTACCCACTGAGGTTTGAAAGACATACGTACACAGttgtatcaaaaaaaaaaaaaaaagatgggtagTTTTCAAGGCTGATTTGCCATGTGGTTTGGAGAGCTACCATTTCCTAAACACCCATTCACAGCCTCACTGGATGTGCAAAGCTAGTTGTTTAGTTCATTTATTTCTAGGAGAAAACCAGTGGATGAGACAGGGCAGGCATGTGCTTGATCTATTCTGTCCTGCCattctaaaattaaaaataaaattcagtgaAGCAGGGGAGAGAACAAGCAAGAATAAAaagtagaaaagaaaagagaatcatGAATATATATGTGAAAGCATTTCAGGCCCTGGGCGAGTAGCAGAGGGAAATGGAATTGGATAgtcatttctttctctcttttccactCAACAGGGATACCCATTTGGTGAACTAATCATCTCACTGGGCTTTTTCCTCATGTTCTTTATTGCAAGCATCATGcttcagtgctgccccagggCTGTGCATTCCCATGGCGACCATGAAAGTCACGACGATCACAAGAGTGGACCAGAATCCCACAGCTCTTTCCGGGCGTTTGTGCTCTTTATTTCGCTCTCCTTCCATTCCGTCTTTGAGGGCTTGGCCATTGGAGTGCAGAAGGAGGAAGTGGCTGCCATTCAGCTTTGCTTAGCAGTGCTAATCCACAAGGCCATTGTGGTCTTCAGCTTGGCCATGAAGTTGGTGCAGAGTGGCACTGATGCCCGCTGGAGTCTCCTATATTTGGTGGTGTTTGCTCTGATGTCTCCTGCTGGCATTGGGGTGGGCATTGGGGTGTCGCTTTCCAATGGTAATGGGAGCAGCCTGGCTCAGGCTGTGCtggagggagtggcagcaggcacCTTCCTCTATGTCACCTTCCTGGAGATACTACCCTATGAGCTGCGCTCACATGAAAGCCTCCTTGCAAAGTTCTTCATTGGCCTTGGTTTCTCTGTCATGGCCGTCATTGCCATTTGGGCATGAAGGGCTGCCAATGCTGGTGTCATCATGGGAACCCATCAACATCTTCTTAACCTAAAAAACTGTTAAACATTTAAACACCTGTGAAGGAAACTGCCCAGGAGAAAACTAAGTTTCAAGACGATACAGCTGCCTGTACGAGGCAATAATGTATCATAGCTCACTATCCTCTATCCTGGATCTACCAGGAGTCAATAATAAGCAGCACAGTATTTGCTAATGGGGCCAAAGGCTGACAGATACAGTCATGTTTTCTCATTTTTCTACCGCTCCATGAAAGTCAATGTGGAATACGGAGAGACCTTAGGCAATGAACTTGGGATTCAGCAGAGGCCTGGATAATggtaaaattggaataaatgccACTTAAGGAGTTtgagtgtggggaaaaaaaaaattgttggttGTGTTGTCTGGTTTTGGCCAAGGCTGCCAGGGCAGTTTACACTGGGAGCTTTGTATACCTAATTCACTCAGCAGAAAAAAGCAGCAACCAATGGGTACTGTAGTGCCAGACTGCATCAAAAAGGTGAATAACTGCACAATCAAAATggctttcatttcatttaaaaaaaaatccattggaatcagtggtgtcactaaggttcgcgttacctggtgcaggatgtcagcacgtcatccccccatgcagtgggcagggcaacaccccaggtgatgggtgtggtgatgaaccatcactcctgtttttttggctgtaccttttgatagaacaaagatagaacacattctgcatgaaattgcgcattgattgatatatgatggtattatcccTCCAAAGTgcgattttagtcactagtggtgtcacacacacacacacacacacacacacacacacacacacacacacacacacccgggtgtcaatttactaacaccttattgcagcagttctcaaacttttagcaccgggacccactttttagaatgacaatctgtcccaaGACCGagcagaggtgatgtcatggtggaagtgacatcatcaggcaaattaaaataaataagtataaataattaaagtaaaacaaatgattaaataagCAAGAGCCAGcctcatcagctgaagcctctgtttttttgGATCcttattagtggggggggggggaagctgccttttggagcacttgtttagctccaggtgcataggctcaggaccattctgggaggcttgcactctccttcacctgatcttccacaccagccaaggcatgtttgcttactcatgagtaaacgcaacagtgaggcttagttttgctttccatagggctcaatgcattcatctgcttggagggagggtcttccttctcaggtgtttttgggggctgcattcattgaatctggaccattctggtgtccttggattcctctcagcctgccctttccaacagactaagacaagtttgcctactcacgagtaaatgtgtgatacagctcactttccatagagagccatgcattttttgtcatcttttcttggccataacttttgatagaaaggagatatttcactctggttttttgcattgcattctgctcgaaattccacattcaacagtATAAAATatgttggggttactcctaaccactgcaattttagcatgtcacccccagtgcacgtcacccccccatgcacatcacctggtgcgacccgcaccccccacacccctaaCGATGCCACTTATTGGAATTGCTAATTTCTACTCTACAGTGGTAAGTTGAAAAGAATTCAGCGCAGGTCCAGTGTCATCACTTCCACGGACCTCGACTGTGGCCCTGAGAGTCACTGTTTTCCAACAAAGGAATTAAAACTCTCAATATGGGAACTCCACAGGGCTGTGTGTTGAGTCCACtactttttaacatctacacTTCAAATTGCACCAGTATTTATTCCAGCAACAAAATCATtaaatttgcggatgacaccacaATAGTGGGGCTCATCTCTGAAGACGATGAGTCTGCATATCGTGAAGAGGTACAACGGCTGTCTTTATGGTGTAAAAACAATAACCTTATTTTTAACATCAATAAGACAAAGGCGTTTATTGTGGACTATCGGAAAAGAAAATCTGATATTCGGCCCTTGTGTATTGAGGGCATTTGTGTAGAGCAGGTGAACGAGAGTAAGTTTCTGGGGATCATCATGAAGAAGGATTTGACATGGAGTGTAAACATCATGGCTCTGGTCAAGAAGGCCCAACAACGGTTGTACTTTTTGAGACTCCTCAGCAGACAAAGATTGTCTGAGATACTGTTGGTAATTTTTTATCGCAGCCACATAGAAAGCACTCTTTCTTAttgtctctgtgtttggtttgcGAGTTGTACAGTGGCGGAGAGAAAAGCGCTCCAGAGGGTTATCAACACCGCTCAGAGGATTGTTGGCTGTTCCGTCCCTTTTTTGGAGGAGCTTTATAGCACAAAGTGCATGTCGAAAACCCAaaaaattctgagagatccctcgcatcctggttatcagttttttgaactattgccttcaggaagaagatatagggtgataagaacaagaacgagaagattaaagaacagtttttatcccagtgcagtgtctagattaaatgcaGGGGTACAGTGctatgttgaacagagttttagcaatgtggtgattgAATATAGGTAGTCTGTCTGACTTTGTtatattgttgttttgtgtgggtcttgtcttgttttacctgcaaaagcacctaatttcgttgtaattgtgtatacgggtacaatgacaaataaatattctattctattctattctattctaaaaagaaaaaaattgaaaaactgCTGAATTAGAATTTGTCAGGAATTTTGACTACAGTGGATTTGGTTTGAAGAAAGGTGAAGCTTTTGTGTCTCATTTCATTGTGAAATAACTTACACTCCCATTCTATCTACATTCCCaatccactgatgcagctgcaccatcaaAGCACCTACtatatcctgtgtgtgtgtggggggggatatttctggaggtctcctctaggtaagggaacatttgttcccttgcctggggtaagcCTTTGCTGCCATGATGGATCTACTCTGACCTATCAAGTGTGCTCACTCAAGTGTAAGTGGACCTGCaaaagtggattgaggccagaaagggggataggataaaaTGGAGCTATTGTCATCAGTACTGCCCATTCCCTGTTCTCAAAAAACACATACCTCCCTGACTCTGTCTCCACCTTGTACCTTCCACTCTCTGTTCTGCTCACCCCAGCTCACCCCTAGTGCCACTGTATTGGTGCCAGGGCTGTTCAGGAGGCCACTAGCATGTAGCTGTGGTCACTTCCTACTagtggcagtggcctggctgtgctgaaTGGTGGATCgtgctttgtgactgctgtaaaaaGCTTAGTATACACCTGGAATGCAAATTCAGGCAGAGCAACTGGCCCATAGGATTAGACCATTATTTCAGACAAATTTCATGCATTTGATCTCATGAAACAATAATCATTCACTGTATGAGGGATCAATGTGATCACCTGCATGGTAGTTATCTAAATCATTGCCTTCtgttagagaagtcccagggataatctgaaaccaccttcaaaattcataacaaaaacaacTGACTCCACCTCaggagctgaggataaaatgtgctCCATCTGCACTTCAGTTTTTGAAGAGCCAGCTATGCCCTGCAGCTCTGAAGTATTCTCTGTAAACAGCAGATTATCTATTGCTCGACTGTGAAGACTTCATGGGAGAAGCTTTGCAGTGGTGGTTTGCTGAGCTCCTCTTGGGTCGTTTCTACACGTGATTGATGGTTCGGTTCATATTCATAGGAAAGTTGATTGAAAGCTGCGGGACTGAGGTTCATATATGCTCTTGCTCAGATGGTcaacattgctgctgctgctgcagctgctgcctcaTGGGGTCAGCAACAACTGCCATTCCAGGTGGGGTTGGCAGAAGAGCGCCTATCAATCTCCCGATGTTTTTATTGCTGTCTTTGCCTCTCTTGCAATTCTTGACCAGGtagatctctcttttaaagaaactccagatgcgTTTACCGTAAAAACAAAGTAAGTTGTGTTGTGGTTTTGATGTCGAGTAATTCTGATTAAAATTAGttttgtaaatatagaaaaattccttgggttttgggactggtggcaatagtggAAGCAGTAGCAGTGGCACGGAGTGGGTTCAGGTTCACATGAGCAAAAAGACCCCTACACCTAGAGAAGTGGAATGTCAAGACGAACACTAGGCTAGAACTCGTTTGATGTGCCATGCTAATTATCCTTGTGCAGAGACTTTGCTTTCCAGGAAGGAACATAACATTTGCCTATGCGAGCTGCAGCCGGTGCTCTAgagtggttttgctagtgggtgtgcttttaaaaacatgtaacatgaacacacatggaggaaagctaatatgCCTGCAGGTTCGAGTGTGGGGGCCAAAGGCACAACTTTGTGGAATGGCAGACAAGAACAATGGGGCATGATGGTGATGGTGTAACAATAGATCacctttattgtggggataatatcATAATAATAGAAATGCGGGgtcaaaataaaaagcaaaagagTGCATTCACCAGTCGCTCATACAAGTGACAAGAGCCTTTAGCCCAAggcttggctgcagcagtgcacagGCCACCAGCACCAATATGCTATGCCCCCTGaatggtttatttttatttttttattttattgatgtttaattttttaaagtatacattccagttatatttacataatcatagATCAACAatctttccctcccttttttcccctcttcccatgaacgaccattaacattaagtatttatatctgcagccataagcacaccttttggattttatcctTTATAACAgtattgcccccccttcccttacccatcttatatatctcaaccatttcttttttagcttggttttcttatcttcccatgtcttatcctgtttcagtattgatactatgtctgattgtatccattcatataaataccaattccatttttccacagtccattttggtgcatctttccacccatatgctgtaactgcatggatagctagaatcatagctttgaataaatcctgattatgttttttcactttattatttcccaaaactcccataaataacattttcccagagagctccagcttaaggttacataattcctccaccttttcaaatatcaattgccaaaaatcaattaccttagaacattcctaccaaagatgggcataataaccctttaccctcctacagtgccaacaatttgaattccttcccttaatcatataagccagctgggcaggtgtcctataccacttcaatattaatttcatctccaattctctaaatttttccattctattctccaatattcctttcattattctgtctatctcctgtactgacattcccacctctctttcccatttaatttgtattaaccTAATCATATAGTCTCTATCTTTATTCATGAAATTGTATAACTGTTTTGCCataccctttttattatcctctttaagactatatattttttcaaattgagtatcctCTTCATTCAAAACTCGGgagtatctttgttttaaaatattatataaagccaagatccttaaccagtattttcctcccactttttCCAATAATTCTTGTATAGGAGTCAATATCCCCTGAGGATTGTATAAATCCTTCactctaaaataacccttttcctttaacttctcccaaaaagttttttcaacctttttaaattcctcacttaaaaattcaagtggggtccatttagaaaattttggcatccaattgggttgcattttcccccaaacttttgaTGCTAACTTTCTTGGtcctattgtaattttaatttcctttttcactttctgtgtaaatattccaaaattacctCCTCCTCTATTTATTGTATCTTCCCATCTCACCTATTTATCCAAATTTTTCACATCTATTTCCATCAACATCTTAATTTGAAAAGCTTCATAGTGTGGCAATCCCCATCCTAAATCTTCCTGTGGTGAATATACAACTTTCCTTGAAATTCtagctttcttcttcccaaacacccaattttttatttcttgatcCCATATAAGTAATTGGTTCCTGGGAATCCACTCTGGAAGCACCTGAAATAGATATAGCATCTTAgataaaatgaacattttaattgCCCTTATCTTCCCCAAAATGCTTAAATATCTATTATTCCATTGATTTAATTTCTTTTGTACCTTCCTCCATGTTGTTTTATAATTTGCATCCACCAAGTTTTTGGGGTTCTTTGTTATCATTATTCTTAAATATTTAATTCTCTTAACTCCTAATTTCATACCTGTCAACTTTGCTATTTCTTCTTGTTCCTTTAACTCTATCCTCCTAAACATTATTTCTGATTTCTCAATATTTACCCCTAAACCAGAGTATGATTTAAAATCCTCTAAAATTATCATTAATTCTCTCAACGCTTCCAGAGGATTCCCAAGAACCAAAAgtatatcatctgcatataaatttaatttaatttcctcctTCCCTACCCTATATCCTTGTATTCTAATACTATTCCTGATTCTATCAGCTAAGGGCTCCATCGCTAAAACAAACAACATTGGGGATAAAGGGTATCCCTGTCTTACTCCTCTCTGAATTTGTATTTCCTTAGTATGACCATCGTTAACTTTAATCATGGCTTTGCCTTCCTTATAGATTTCTTTTAAAGCATTCAAAAAAAACCCCTTCAAAACCAACTTTACTTAGTACTTGAAATAAATACCCATGATCTAACATATCATGAAATATATGTTAATTTAATTTAACATATATTAAATGCCTAATATACATCTAATTTCAAGAAGGCAAACCTTCCATCAATACTTCCATGATATAAAGTATTAGTAACATTCCTTATAGGGTGTCCAATGTATCTTCCCTTTACAAAACCATATTGATCCTCTCCTATTAACCTTGGGAGCAGTCTCTCCAGTCTATTTGCTAagatttttgcaaaaattttatagtccTGATTTGCTAGGCTAATAGGTCTATAAGAATTAGGATCCACCTGGTTCCTCATTTGTCTCAAAATTATCATAATTTCAGTATTTCTCCAAGAATCTGGTGCTTTCCCTCCCCTCAATATCTTATTAAACAAACTCTGTAGTTCCAGAGCTATTAAATTTCCAACCATTTTATAAAATTCTGCTGTCAATCCATCTAAACCTGGTGACTTcctattttttaacatctgtatAACACTCAAAATTTCTTGTTGTGTAATATCATCATTTAATACTAACAAATCCTCTTCCTTAATTTTATTGACTATAACTTCATCAAATGGTTTCCCTTCCTCCACTTTAAATAAATTGCTATAAAATTTTTCAAAAATCTCTCTTACCTGACTATCCTTATAAACCTTCTTTCCCATTTCATTTCTCATGCACATTatcttttgtctttcctttcttttcttcagaTAATTTGCCAAAGTCTTCATCGAGCTTATATTTATTCTCTGATACTCATTCTTCACTAGTAGATCCTTTTTCCATAGAGCTTATATTTATTCTCTGATACTCATTCTTCACTAGTAGATCCTTTTTCCATAGGGCaaatttgtctaattcttgcAATTCATCTTTCAACTTATTCAGCTTATCTTGAGTTTGCCTCCCCATCTTCCTTTGTAATCTGTTCTGTAATTCTGTTATCTCCtttaatttttgttctcttttaatATTCATTTTCTTCCTAAAATATGTTTCTTTAGTAATACATATTCCCCTaactactgtttttgcagcatcccATACAATATCTTCCTCTGCAGACCCTTTATTTTCCTTAAAATAATGCTGTACCCCTGTTATTAAATCCGCCCTGTCCTTCTGTTCCAAAAATATTTTATGGTTAAACCTCCAGCATCTAGcgttttgctcttcctccaaaccAAACTCTATAATAATTGGTGCATGATCAGAAATCCATATAGGCCCTGTTTCCACTCTATTAACTTCCATATCATTAGTTTCTTTTACTAAAATATAATCAATACAAGAAAATTTTTTATACCTTTTCGAAAAAAGTgggctgcttttcttcctgcaaGAGACTAAATACCTCCTTCAATCTCCATTTATCTAACTTCAGCTTCCTATTCTTCATAATGTTTTTTATTAAAATCACCTACAACCATCAAATCACCTTCATAAAATGATTGTAATCTTTGGAAAACTTGATTCAAAAAAGAAGTTTGACCTTTATTAGGTGCATAAATATT is a window of Tiliqua scincoides isolate rTilSci1 chromosome 5, rTilSci1.hap2, whole genome shotgun sequence DNA encoding:
- the LOC136654040 gene encoding zinc transporter ZIP2-like, translating into MNVILDQALSRSVDCLRRALFINECFLNHSTPGGCLVGLLVIMLICGLIPSQIKWFHSSMARRKNRHILGFKGCFAAGVFLGDCIMHMVADALGDIQEEIKKLQQPGNFSQKHNSTCEDDDSDGYPFGELIISLGFFLMFFIASIMLQCCPRAVHSHGDHESHDDHKSGPESHSSFRAFVLFISLSFHSVFEGLAIGVQKEEVAAIQLCLAVLIHKAIVVFSLAMKLVQSGTDARWSLLYLVVFALMSPAGIGVGIGVSLSNGNGSSLAQAVLEGVAAGTFLYVTFLEILPYELRSHESLLAKFFIGLGFSVMAVIAIWA